The genomic stretch AGCTGGTAGTAGCGCACATTGGCCGGCAGCCGGCCCAGCTGGCTTTGCAGGGTGCCTAATTTGAGCTTGGCGGTGTTAGGGTGATCTATTTCAATAACGGGCAGCTGTTGGAGGAAATCGAGCCGCAGGGATCGCATATCAAAACCGGCGCCAAGTATAATGACCTGCTGCACGCCTTCCCGAACGGAACGATGCAGCAGGTCATCTATATACTTTGTACGGGCCACACCGGAGGAGAAACCTCCGGGCATCCGTTTATGGATCTTGCGTTGAATGAACTTCCGGCCAAAGGGAAAGCGCGCCCAGCGCACTGCCCGCTTGTAACCGTTGTCGAGGAACAGGACCGCATAAGGGTCCGAGAACAGCCTTTTGCCCGAGGACCGCACGGTCTCCAGCGCCCGGAACAAGGCCATGTACTGGGCGGTCCTGCTTGCTTTATCTACTCTCATAGTGCAGTTTTTGGATGGTCAATAAAAATGTTGGACCACCTGACTACAGCCGCAAGCCTGGCCGCCCGGTAATGAACGGGCTATTTCAGCGTTTTAATCTTAATGCTCCGGAAGCTGACTGCGTCTCCGTGATCCTGTAATAATATATGACCTTTTTCTGCTTCCCCAAAATTCTTCCATACCTTATGCTTGCTGAGGGCTACCAGGTCCCGGAATTCCTTGGATCCTCTTTCATATTCCAACACCTTGACGCCGTTGAGGTAATGCTCTACGTGGTTATTGGGATACACAATCAGGCGGGCAGTGTTCCACTGGCCGGGCTGGTGTACAAAACGTTCATTTTTGGTGGAGGTCTTCAGGTCGTACAGGGAAGCCAAAGTCCTGTTGCCGTCACGGCCCAGCTTGGCGTCAGGATGCACTTTATCATCCAGCAGCTGGTATTCCAGGCCGATAGCAGAACCTTTATTGCCTTCGGAGAGGGTCACAAAATATTTCACACCGCTGTTGGCGCCGGTGGTGAGCTTGAAGTCCCAGGACATATCAAAAAAGCCGAACTCTTCAATGGTAACAATATCGCCGCCGTTGGTAGATTCAGCGCCGCCGGATTTCAGCACGGACAATATGCCGTCCTTCACTTCCCATCCTTTTTCGGGAAAACCGGGTTTGTAAGCGCCTTTCCAGCCGGTAGTACTGGTACCGTCAAAAAGTAAACGCCAGCCTTCGCCTTTTTCATAGTTCGACAGGTTATTGGGAATGGTATTGTAGACATACACATTCTTGCCGAAAGCGGTGGGCTTCAGGTTGGTTGTTTTGATGCGGATATTCTTCCAGTAAATTTTCTTACCGGCCTGTTCGGGCCCTTTGATGCTGTGCACCTGCAGGCCAATGAAGCCCTGTGCATCCAGGGTATCTATCACATAGGCAGCGGGTACGCCGTTGACCCATGTTTTCAGTTCATGACCAATGCATTCAATGCGCACTTTGTTGAACTGACCATTCTTGAAAGCGTTCTGTGCAGCGGAGTTGAGCGAGAGCGGGTAGAGCCAGTCGCGACGCGCTTCATCATAGATACCGCCGGTCCATTTGCGGGAGCTGGGGTCTACTTCAAACTGGTAGCCGTACACGCGGCCGGTACCGTTATTGCCTTCGGGATTGAGGTGGCTCCTGAACTGGATACCGGAATTGGAAGTGGTGTCCTCCATTTTGATCTCCAGCTCCAGGACAAAGTCCCCGTATTCCTTTTCTGTTACCAGGAAAGTATTGGGTGATCCGGGGATGGTAGTGCCGGTGATGGCGCCATTCTCAACTTTGTATTCGGCCTGGCCAGACAATGTTTTCCAGCCGTTGAGGGTTTTACCGTCAAACAGGTTGGTCCAGCCTTTCGATTTTTTTTGTGCAGTGAGCCCTAAGGTGGCTATCATCGTTAATGCCAGCAGGCAGGTCTTCTTCATGGTAACAATCTATTATTATGAAAAATTATACTTGTTCTTCCATTCCTGGATGGTATGTGTTTCAGCGGCTTTATTGGCCAGGTGTACACAAACGGAGGTAGTGGCGCCGGTGATCACGTTGGAAGCCGGCTTTGTTTTTTCGGTAATACATTTATGAAAATCCTGGAGTGCATACCAGGTGCCGTCTTTCTTGGGTCCTTTGAGAATGGGCATGCCGCCGTCCTTATCCCATTCAATTTTGGTGGCGCTGCTGACGCCATCCACGGTTTCCAGCTCTTTCTTCATGTTGGGCTCGGGGTAAAAGATCCCGTCGTTCACCAGCAGGGCCACGGTGCCGCGGTCGCCTTTGATCTTGAAGATATAGCCTTCGCGGGAATTGGCGCAGGT from Candidatus Pseudobacter hemicellulosilyticus encodes the following:
- a CDS encoding SAM-dependent methyltransferase; this translates as MRVDKASRTAQYMALFRALETVRSSGKRLFSDPYAVLFLDNGYKRAVRWARFPFGRKFIQRKIHKRMPGGFSSGVARTKYIDDLLHRSVREGVQQVIILGAGFDMRSLRLDFLQQLPVIEIDHPNTAKLKLGTLQSQLGRLPANVRYYQLDLNEQSLDQLAVSRSLDFSLPTAFIWEGVTNYLTPQAIDQTFAFVQQFAKGSAIIFTYIDRLILEDPASFYGGDKLLNDLAEIGEPWTFGFDPETLGEYLARFDLTLVEDLSAIQYRDRYIPEWQERGYEFYRTAYAVKLLGPLEG
- a CDS encoding DUF1080 domain-containing protein, producing MKKTCLLALTMIATLGLTAQKKSKGWTNLFDGKTLNGWKTLSGQAEYKVENGAITGTTIPGSPNTFLVTEKEYGDFVLELEIKMEDTTSNSGIQFRSHLNPEGNNGTGRVYGYQFEVDPSSRKWTGGIYDEARRDWLYPLSLNSAAQNAFKNGQFNKVRIECIGHELKTWVNGVPAAYVIDTLDAQGFIGLQVHSIKGPEQAGKKIYWKNIRIKTTNLKPTAFGKNVYVYNTIPNNLSNYEKGEGWRLLFDGTSTTGWKGAYKPGFPEKGWEVKDGILSVLKSGGAESTNGGDIVTIEEFGFFDMSWDFKLTTGANSGVKYFVTLSEGNKGSAIGLEYQLLDDKVHPDAKLGRDGNRTLASLYDLKTSTKNERFVHQPGQWNTARLIVYPNNHVEHYLNGVKVLEYERGSKEFRDLVALSKHKVWKNFGEAEKGHILLQDHGDAVSFRSIKIKTLK